Genomic segment of Steroidobacter denitrificans:
GAAGCGCTGCCGGATATCGCCCTGCGACGAATCGAAGCCAAAAGAGCTACCGATTTCTGAAAAACGCGGTTCCTCATCGAACAGATTCGACACGCCGAGCGTCAGCTTCAAACCACGCAACCATCGGGAACCGGCCATGTCGTAGGCATCCGAATCCCACGTCACCTGCGCATCGAATAATGTTTGCGACGCCACTCTGCGGTCCAGGCGCCCAAGGTAGGTCGCATCGTCATATGAGTCGGTGTATCGCGCCGAGGTCGATACGCTCAGGCCGCGCCTGCTCCAGCCCAGCGTGGCCACGGCGCTCCATTCAGGAATGGTTCCCTCTACATCCGCCACCCCCACCCGATCGAGCGGCGCGGTATCCGGAACGTCGACCGTTTCGTATTTCTTGACCCAGGTCGCCGACAGACTGGCGCTCCATTGGCCGGCCGCAGTGTCAAAAACATGGCTGACCCCGAAATCGATACCGCGGGTATCCAAGAGTCCAAAGTTGATATCAGACATATCCACACTCAGGACGCGTCCAGGCAGACCCAGTGCCGCATCGGCGGGAGAAGGATCGTCCCGGACCACTCTACCCGGGAAACGCGCCTCGTTGGCCAGCACGAGTTCCGGCAGAAAAACTTCCACCCGCTTTTTCAGCTTGATCCGCCAATAGGAACCTGTCAGGCGCAATCCCGGCTGGCCCTGAGGCGTAAATACGAAACCCACGGTGGAGGATTCGCCTTCCACCGGGTCGAGATCCGGGTTGCCCGCGAGGATCGCCGTGGCCTCCGTGACTTCGCCGTTGCGACGGGGGTCGACGATCACGTACGGGAAGGTGTCGCGGCTCGAATAGAGCCTGAGAAGCTCCGGCGGACGGAAGCTGGTGCCGTGCGAGATGCGCAACAGGAGACTCTCGACCGGGGTCCACATCAGGCCGAACTGCGGGTTGAAGGTATCGCCGAAATCGCTGTAGTGATCCTGCCGGCCCGCAAACTGCAGCGACAGCCCGTGCACGCCGGGGATCTGCATGGCGCCATCGATCAGCGGCAGGCCAACCTCCGCGAACACGGCCGAGGCTCTGCGATCCACGGGATGACCGATGAAATCACCGGAGAGAATCTCTTCCTCGCGCCACTCGGCGCCGACGACTACCTGCACGGCGCCTGCCGGCAGCGTCAGGGCGGCGCCACGCGCAAAGGCCGCCACCTGTGTGCCGTCCGAACCGTAGTCGCTGACCGTGGGCACGGCCATGAGCGATGACAATAAGGCGGCGCTGCCTGCCGGTCCATCCGCGAACACGTTCAGCGCCTGCGCCGGATCCGACGCTGCCAGCGCCTGCGCCACGCGCGCGGGATCGAGTGCGTTACGGGTCCATGACGAACCCTCCTCCTGAGTGTTCAGCAGCGACACCTCCCACTCCCATCCGCCGAGCCAGCCCCGCGCCCCGCCGACGCCGCGCCACAGCTCCGCCTCACTCATGATGTGTCGAGAACTCATGCCTGCGAAGCGATAGTCCACCGCGACATCGATTCCAAAGGGATTGAAGGGATTGATCGCGGGCACGACAGCCCCCGATAGTCGCGCCGGGCTGAGCTCGAGGTCGCTGCGCCGGTCGTTGTACAGCAGCTCTGCGAACAACTTCGCGTGCGGCGAAATCTCCAGCTCCGCGAACGCCGCCACGCTATAGCGTTCGGCTTCGGGAAGGATGGCCTCGTACTTCAACAGGCTGTCCATCCGCCGTTCGCCCGCCGTGGCCTGGAAGTCCGCCGGCGTCAGGCCGATGCCGCTGCCGCCCTGCGGCACCGCCGCAAAGGGCGAGGGCAGCCCCGGCAGATTCTCACCCGTCAGGGAGCGCACATTGCCGGGATTAGTGTTGGGCACGCGATAATTTTCGCCGCCGAAACGCCGAAAATCCTGATCGCGGATACGGGTGCGCTCCGCACCCGGCAGTGCTCCCTTTTCAAAGGCGTCGAACACCAGTACGGCGTGCCCGCGGCTTCCCGACCAGCCGGTGGTGAGCGAGGCGCGCCGCTCGCGCGCACCGCCCTGGGCAGTACCATAATGCAGATCGGCAACCGTGCCGGATACGTCCTGTTTAAGGATGATATTGACCACGCCGCCGACGGCATCGGCGCCATACACGGCGGAGGCGGCATCGGAAAGCACTTCCACGCGTTCCACGGCGGCCAGCGGGATCGTGTTCAGGTCGAAGGCATTCTGCGCCACCACGCCTGCCGAGGGCACGACGCGCCGGCCGTTGATCAGGACCAGGGTCATGTCCGCACCCAGGCCTCTCAGCGACACCACCTGCGAACCGTTTACTGCGAAAACCTCCGAATGAACATACGGCTGCTGCGAGGTGAATCTCAGCAACTCCGACACCGAACTGACGCCCAGGCTGTCGATTTTTCCCCGGTCGAGCACGATCACCGGTGAAGGCCCCTCCAACGTGTCG
This window contains:
- a CDS encoding TonB-dependent receptor, producing MRSMPKAGAWSGMAGIVLGLSVGVAAQADTSAEPSMQDTASVPRIVRVEEIVVTGSRLKTDTLEGPSPVIVLDRGKIDSLGVSSVSELLRFTSQQPYVHSEVFAVNGSQVVSLRGLGADMTLVLINGRRVVPSAGVVAQNAFDLNTIPLAAVERVEVLSDAASAVYGADAVGGVVNIILKQDVSGTVADLHYGTAQGGARERRASLTTGWSGSRGHAVLVFDAFEKGALPGAERTRIRDQDFRRFGGENYRVPNTNPGNVRSLTGENLPGLPSPFAAVPQGGSGIGLTPADFQATAGERRMDSLLKYEAILPEAERYSVAAFAELEISPHAKLFAELLYNDRRSDLELSPARLSGAVVPAINPFNPFGIDVAVDYRFAGMSSRHIMSEAELWRGVGGARGWLGGWEWEVSLLNTQEEGSSWTRNALDPARVAQALAASDPAQALNVFADGPAGSAALLSSLMAVPTVSDYGSDGTQVAAFARGAALTLPAGAVQVVVGAEWREEEILSGDFIGHPVDRRASAVFAEVGLPLIDGAMQIPGVHGLSLQFAGRQDHYSDFGDTFNPQFGLMWTPVESLLLRISHGTSFRPPELLRLYSSRDTFPYVIVDPRRNGEVTEATAILAGNPDLDPVEGESSTVGFVFTPQGQPGLRLTGSYWRIKLKKRVEVFLPELVLANEARFPGRVVRDDPSPADAALGLPGRVLSVDMSDINFGLLDTRGIDFGVSHVFDTAAGQWSASLSATWVKKYETVDVPDTAPLDRVGVADVEGTIPEWSAVATLGWSRRGLSVSTSARYTDSYDDATYLGRLDRRVASQTLFDAQVTWDSDAYDMAGSRWLRGLKLTLGVSNLFDEEPRFSEIGSSFGFDSSQGDIRQRFGYINLSKKL